The DNA window AAAATGTCTCCAATAATAGACAGCGTGGAAATCTTCTGATTGAAACCATCTTGGCAAAATTATTAGCTAAAAGATTTTTCCGAATATTCTAAGTTGAAATAAAGATTTTTGTAGCAAATAAAAGAGCCTGATCCAATTGCCAGATCAGCTTTCTGCagccaggatgtcatgacatcttgttcaacatgttgaTGTCTGGATGCTAAGTCATATAGCATCTCTTCCAACATGATCTTTCTTAGAATGTTTTAGCAAAATGCATGCCAACAATCAGAGAGTTTtcaaaagatatataaattaagtagTCTTGGTCCGTCGAGAATATATAATTTAATAGAAaacataaatgaaataattaagtcgTTATTTACTCGTGCATTCACAAGGGTCACACAATgtcgttataaatagtaaataaatatagtataatgatgattaagaaatgtatataaaagatatacAAATTAAATAGTCTCAACCGAACGGAAATATAGTCACAACAAAACCACTAATGTGATTTGGACCACAAGTCACATTGTCAATTACATAACTGCACCtgcacaaaacaaataaaataatgtgTATGTAACACGCAAATTCCATGGCCTAAATATAATGCTTTAAATACATATTTTGCAACATCTTTAATATGACTGCATAACAACAGAATCTGATTCATATGGTGGCCACAACCCAGTTGATGACATTTAAACGTGATTTACACCATACCAAAAAAGTTCAGAATTGCCACTTAAAGTTCCCTATTTTGTAATACTACATaatacaacaaaaaaacaacatcTTCTGGTGATTCTTCAACATGTTCTACCGCTGCTAAATCACATAGTCCACCTTAACGCTTCTAAAATGAGGTCATCACCTGCTACTGCATCTAACCAACAATAAAGTTATCAACATGCACCATTTCCCCGTTTGCCACTTGCCCGCTTCACAGATACAAAAATCTCATAAACATGAGAGTATCAGATGCAAAAGTCTAGGACATCTCCTTCCTTTAGCATTTGATCCTTCATGAAATCGTACCACCCAGTATAAACCCTGCAACATTGAAACAATTACAAACCATTTAACATTAGAAAAATCATACAAATACCTTTCGCTATCAGAAGACAGATAAATGCATTCTTGCTCTTCTTTCCCTTGCACGACACCTGTTTTGTTTGCATTCACGCTTTGGACAGATTTAGCAACAACCCCTGTGGAAGGTTGACCCTTCGCAACGGCACCTTTCCCTATGATACTTTTTCgttcccatgaacatgtccacgcCCGTCGGTCATTTTGGTTTTACCTTTTTTCACAGCCCGCGCCTCCTCAATCTCCAAGGCGTCCATGTAACCCATATATTGTTTCCAACCCTCATCCCTGTCTTCTTCCTTGCCACTGCAGAGCAAATATGACAAATAAGTTTAAATTGATAATTATACCTTATATCTAAATGCATGCAACTTGAAAGCAACCAAAACAGTGCCAAGCGTATAAATCATAGATTCTTAAAGAAAAGGAATATAAACTATGTGAATGTACACCACATCAAAACCTCAAATTACCGGTTGCTAAATTTCAACGCAAGAACACAACACAATTTCGCATAAATTAAACCTTAGGAGGCTGTAGAATATGTTAAGATGTTCTGAATCCATAAACTTACTAATGAGATGAGTTGATCTTCATGTTAGTGCCAAACACAAGTTTCCCTTCCATAGTTGAAGAAGATGGGTTAGGTTTTGGGATAGCTTAGGTCTTGCGCTAAATCTGATTGCTAACATATGATGGATGTACTACTTGGTGTTTGGTGTGTCTTTGGAATTTCCACACGTAAATCATTGTTCAGTTGAATCAGTTCCTACTCCCAACTATTACCTGACCTTGCAATTCTCTATACTATTAAAACAACCcatgattaatacaattaattactTCAGTTAAATGGTTAATACAAATTAGATTTTtcagttaaaatatttttattgctAATCAGTGTCGGCCCAATCAATGCAGAGGTtccgttctaattttaaaaatgggcccaaatttaaaataaaaatataattataatagttaaaaaagacacataaaaaatacaattatatattaatcaataatatatttaattataattattttgaagtttgatCTATCTCAATTTTTGTATGCATTAAGTTTTCATCATAACACTTTTCTTAATTTATgggatttttattataaaattttatttatttcgatTAATATTTAAGGAAAAAAATTAGACATTTCAAAATTTGGAGGCCACCCTAAATATGAGGCCCTGTGCTGTAGCACTTCCTGCACAtgcacagggccggccctgttGCTAATGACATACATCAGGCGTAATCTGTTCCATAAATCCAATAAAGTCATTCACAattgttaataataatactaattgaTTTAAGGGTAATGCTATCGAGTGCCCAAGAGGCACTAGTTAAGAAATTAAAAAGATAAGTTGAGTtttatttaataaagtaaaaaaaaatgttttaacccaaaatatatgtattcaatgCATACTAAAGCATATTGTGTGTGTTCAAatgcaatgaatttatgatattttttttggttaagagattaaaaaggtaagttgagttttatttaataaagtaaaaagatattttttaacccaaaatatatgtattcTATGATATTTTCTTTAATTGAAATGTTTAACCAGTGCCCCGgggacactcgttagcatgacttttttttttaataaaaagttgATGGTTTATAAGTACCAACTTGTTTACAAATAAAATACTACAATTGCTGCTGCCAACGATCGAACTCCGGACCAACAGCTACGCCCGCTGAGCTACGGGTATCCCACTGGTTAATAGTATATAAAGCTAACAAAAAAACAGTGCACTTGCCAGTTCAAATTGATAGCTATTATTATGCCACACGGCAGCTGCACAAGACataaattaggttgaaaacctAACCTACTTCAATCAAGCATTTGACATCAAATTGAAACAGAATTTAATTCAGCCTAGCAAATGTGGTAAGATTTCAACTCGGTTTCCTGGGATTTCACGCTTTTAGACCTTGCAAAACATGCGAACTTTCAAGCCTTTAAAACTTTTAAACATGAGTGCTGGGGggaaaaatcaaaatatcaaCAAGCAGCTATGAGTGATTTTGCAGATCCATATTCGTGCACATGCACGTCTCTCTGTACAACTATGAATTATGGCACAATGAAATTTTAGGCTAAGCTAGCACCAAACAATTCAATCCAGTTCACGTCCTCATAGTCATGCTATGAAATTTGAGCATGATGGTAACTCTTAAGTTAGGAAATTGGCAGGTTATGCTATAACCAGAAAATTTTGTGTTACAGATCATAATAGATGAGGAACTCCTTCAAGATTTTTAAGAGTCGTCTAATTCAATGAGTTGAGCCCGTCTGTCAGCAGCCTTCTTCCGAACAAAAATACCCCATCTCAAAGCTGCCTTAAGCTTGAGCCAACCCACAACAGCTTTGCCTGAGGAACTGTTTGGTTCATTATCAACATTGTAGCTCAAGTGGTTTGCAGGCATGTATGCAGATGTATTTTGGTACCCATCTTCGTGGGCATTGAAGGAAGAACTGGCATGGCTTCCCATGTTAAACATACGAAGAAGATGCTGCATATCTTCATTTTCTAGCATCTCATTACTTCTAATACGTATTTCTTCTTCTGGGAAGAAGTCTTCAACTCCTCTGTAAGTAGAATCCGAGATGCTGGCAGTCTGGAAGCCATGAGTGCCTGTTTCTGCCAGACCATGAGCTAGcccattttcatttttttgaagTTGAGCTTGCTGGGGAACACTCATTAACTGACTTTGCAATGAAAATGCATTATCATCAAATTTAATAGAAGAACTAAGATTAGCATCCTGTGATTGCATGGAGAATCTAGTAGTTATGCCATCGTGATAACCTGCAGACATaaacataatcatcaataaaaaaattatcatgGACTTTTAGCGaaattgaagtttgaatagaaatTTTACTGGCGGTGAGTGTATTGAACAGAGTGAAGAAAAGGTTGGGGAGAAAATATGAGTAAAACAGAAGCAAAGATGTAAACCAAAACAACTGGAGAACACGTTTGCTTTTGTTGCTAACATAACAATGTTTTATAAGGAAATATATACCTCCAACTGTTGCTCCTGTATCCATTGAAGTCTGGCCTGTATGTACTGTATGTGGCAAACTAGGGATGGAAAACTGTTGAATAGAGTTTGAATACTCATGGGAACCCATAAGAGCCGGAGGGTGAGCAGTATCCAAACTTTTATCCTGATTATAATTTACTAGAGACTTTTCATCATATTCGATTACGTGCATCCAATTATCATATGCTTTCTTCACCAACGTGTCAACATAAACCTAAAACAGAAACCATTGGCTTTATGTCAAAATAATGAAGCCAAATATGAGAATATAATAGTTGGAATCTTTTAACATCACAAAGTGCTTGGAACAACAACCAAATTGTTATGGAAGCAAGACACCACTGTTGTGCGAATTAAAACCTAAATGTAAAATGCACTTGCCTTTTGATTCTCAGAGAGAGAATCAGCCGAGAAATACTGGTCATTGGTAATCAAGCCACTCAATTCATAAATGTGATTGAAAACAACACCCACGTTTCTTGCATCCTCAGGATAATATACATAAAGTTTTCCACTGAGAACACAAGTCTTTGCATGCTCAACAAGGATATCCCACATCTTATTTGACATGCCGCTTCCAAGAATCTACATAAAAATAGTTAAACTATGATCAAACATCTCAATTCTTAAGTCAGCTAAGATTTGACATTAACAACCTAAATGTGTAAAAGTTTAGATTTTTACATTCCGCAATCGCTGAGGGTCTCTGATCACAAGTCTTAGGAAGTCTTCAACATTATATATTCCTGCTTTATTTAGCCTTTTGTGAAAGGAACCATCCTTACCAATCTTTTCCAGCCTCCAAACTTCATCATGCAAGGCAGGTGGGTAGTGTTTCTTGTATACTATAGTCCAATGGAAATTTCGTTAAAATTTACTCGTAGAAAGATATAACAAATATAGAGAAATAATGAACTTACATTCTCCACGATGATCCTTAACAGTGAAAGCTTCTGATTTGGCTTCGCGAATACGCATTCCTTCACAACAACCTGAGGCAACTTTCAGCCCCAATCGGAACTTCCTACTCCTTATCCAACTAGAGTTGTCAGTAAATGAGAGCTCACCCAGTGTTCCAACACCGTCCTTTAATATGACTTGCAGATCGCCAGACAGAAGGGGCCTTTTTCCTTCCCGCTCTTTCACAATATGACTCTCAAACTCTTCTTCACCCCAATTATCATCATCCTCATTATTGAAATCCCCCTCAAGAACAAATACATCTAGTTTGGCACATGACTCTGTGCCTGACGTGACAACATGGCCTGTATTTGCATCAACTAAAACAATATGTATGAGTGTCCCTTGCTCACCTTCCACTTTCCCCCCTGTAAAAAGGGGAAGGGATAGTCTGGTCTTGAAGTGTAGTTGTAAATATTTTCCATCAGGGGCTTCTATGCGTTTCGGAGAAGACCTGAATTTTAATTAGAGCATTGAAAAAACCATCTTGGTACTACAAACAGTTGTGATATATAAGTTGAAATAAACACCACAATCCCAATCACCAAATATAATAGCTTTCAGTGTCATGCTTCAGTCTAAAACCACAAAAAATGATCCACGATATAGTGTGTCAATCCAAAGTTATGCCGGGAGATGTGGAAAGTTCCTCCCATTTTTAAATTGGAAATAGGCCTAAATTTTTAATCATCCAACCAAATATTTTCAGAATTAACAGACCAGATGAGCCTATGATCCTGACTCATTATGATACTCCTGAACAATTAAACAAGCTACGCGAACAAAGAGTATACCTCCCATTAAGCTTGGTGGGACCTAGTTTAGCCAAAGCACGCTCCACTTCTTCACTGACCTATTTTGTCGCAAGcaagaaaaataagaaacaagACACATGACCAAACATTATCATGCCAAGCAATATACATTCACTTCATTTTTAAAGGTACTTCATAAAATCACATTTGACCAGTGTTGTTAATAGCAGGTCTTGGAAAATAGCAGACCACCAAAATACCGATATGAAAATCTCAAGTTCAAACAACTAAACATTGCTGCAAAAAgctaaaaatagaaattaaaactcaaaagttAAGTAGTTCAAACTTCAAAACAACTAATAATTGATAGTTCTAAGTCTAACTAGTGATAAAAGATCTAATTATTCTCCTTTACCCGAACATAATCATTATCCTCATATTCATATAGTGAGGTATATCCTTCGGCTTCTTAAGTTGAATCATCTGAATCAATTTTCTCAAATTCTACTTTTGATTCGACCAAGACAGGATCTCGCACTTCAATCACATGTTGTTTTCCTTTCTAAGTTGAAGAACCACCAGCCGACTTCTTTTCGTTTTAAATGAAGTGCCAACAACACTAGGCCTGAGAGTTacctttctctttttatttttgtttacctAGGCTGTGGATTCaggaaatattatatatattacccACACCAACTCAGCACTCCACCACTTAATATGGGTTCACCACTtattactaaaaataataataataatattggtcCATTGCTAACAAAACTTACAACATTAACCCATTCCAATATCAATACATAGTCAGCTATAGCGGTTTTAAGAAAAGCGCCGCTATTTTGAGCATAGCGGAGTCGAAATGCAGTACTAGCTTTCGTATCGGATAGCCAAAATTCTGAACCGGCACTATACCGGATATTTAACAACGCTGCATTTGACAGCACTCTGAGATAGATTCTACATACAAGACCTACTGGACTAAAGAACAATAAATTTTAGCTACGAGACATTCAACAACCCCTTGTTTTAGGGGCCAATTGGGTTAGATTCTCACAACTCTTTCAAATATGCAATTGATATCTTAAGGTAATAcagtaaaaaaaatcaatcaatttaAAATATAGAATAAACAAATAATCATATTAAGAATTAATACCACAATGAACTGAATTTTCTTACAACTCTGCGTAGAATAGGCTCCAATGATGAACAAAGCTTCTGCATACTATCTACCTTCAGTGCTTCAACAATCACACTGCAACATTTTGATTCAATTCAACACAAACATTGAAATTAAGCTGAATCTATCAAAAACCAATTACTCTAATATCTTAACACAGTAAAaacaattgaaattgaaaatggaaTTAAGTAACTATCAAAGCAACATATTAACCTAGCCAAAGCAGGTCGTTTCCGATCAGGCTGACCATCATCAACCGAACTCGATTCCAAACTCCGCTTCTCCCTCGCCACATCAACGTACCTCCCATGCATTCTGCTAATTCTCTGTTTGGTTGCtcagaaaaaaaataattgaaagaatATAAAATGACTTCCACAGCAGATAGAACTGGTGCCGTGGTAGGTTTTAACTTTGAAATCTCGAGTTTTCAGTTTGACTCAAAAATACGTTTGGAGTAATTTTTCGTCTGTTTATTGAGCAGCCAAACAGGATCTgccaaaaatagaagaaaaagtaTGTAGAGCAAAAGGAAAAGGAGGAAAGAGTACGGAATCTGCGAAGTTTCGGGGAAGGGTCCCAAACAGAGACTGGCGCTTTTTCTGTCGCGCGTCATGCCACTGGGTAAAGAACTCATTTCAGATACGACGTTTTCTGATCGTTGGATTGAGAATCTTTATCGAGGATTGATTATTTTTTTACCACGTGGTGATGTGGTTCGGGTCCCACTCTGtttatttaatttggattttaTTAATGATCTTTTAATGGTGGCATTTGACACGGTGTTGGATAAGATTCATCTATCATGGTTATGCATATTTAATAAtgttatgtttgttttttttataagcatGTTTCAAAAAGTTGTTATGCATATTTAATAATGTTATGTTTGTTTTTTTCAATATGAGTAATGGGTTTTGTAGACATGCAAATACAGTAATACACACGTTAAATATTTTATTCCGAATTAGATTTCAGCTTTTGGAGTTCGAAATTTGTTGTTCGAGGAGGGTACAAATGGAGTTATGTTTGGAGAAGCATTTGGAGTTCGAAATTTGGTGTTTGAGGAGGGTACAAATGGAGTATCGGTTTGAGAGAGAGTATTTAAGCTTGGGGTCAAAATTGGTTGCATGATAGTACATCGTTGATGAATCCATGGCCGAATAACCCGGTGATATCCAGGCTGAAAGTTTCAGACTTGATGCAACCTAAAGTCAAGCAGTGAAACGCTAACCTGATTTATTCTCTTGTAGGGGAGGGACTAGTGGAGATAGTTCTCAATACTCCGTTATTTGGAGTGGTTCAGGAGGATAAAACTGTGTGGAAATTAGAAAGGAATGGTGAATATTCAGTGCGCGATGCTTaccatttttttataaatgatgttgtgaattcaatgccaataacaaagaataaaataagggatgaataaagaacaaggaagaagaagaacacaagaatttgttataactgttattcttttactttctcttagaaaacaagattacaagtttacaagaataacaaataacctctctcaccctaaattaggatttacagtatgcaatgatgagagactaatatgctatttataataaaacctaacatactaactaatgggcttttttcacaagacccattacacaagctaacttaataaacaagttaacttaacaaattagggtttaatcactaaaacctaatttaacatgctaacaaccctagcatcttcgacaccagcatgtgaacaaacttcgacttcatgcttaatcatgtcgaaccaagaagctacccttcgaccatactagagttcgatccaatatttcacaaatctccacctcggACCTAACTCTACaccatcaagggaacaaactagctttcttcatgcagctttatcaactgcatacagtggaaaaacttgcagttcgacaatgtcttggtgatcatatcagcaacattatCCTCCGTCGAAACCTTCAACACTTGGACTTCTTCACGCTCGATTACTTCTctaacgaaatgcagcctcacatcaatgtgcttagttagctcatgatatgctgagttcttcgacaggtgtattgcactttgactatcacatttaatagtgataccttcaccttgaagtttcagctccttagcaaaacattcaagccacaatgcttctttcagagcttcagttagggcaatatactccgcgtcagtggttgatagagcaacaaccttctgaagtgttgctttccaactaattgcagtgccaaacatagtgaaaacatatacaaaaatagattttatggaatccatacaaccagcataatcagagtcgacatatccttctattactgctttattatcttcacccaaggctccaccataaattaggaccctattCAGAGAACCATTTATGTacctgttaccctaggatttcgacttgctaatAATGATAAGTGGTCTCTGAGATATATGAGATTATTAAATAGTCTGAGGCAAAATAGTCTGATT is part of the Vicia villosa cultivar HV-30 ecotype Madison, WI linkage group LG2, Vvil1.0, whole genome shotgun sequence genome and encodes:
- the LOC131651656 gene encoding calmodulin-binding protein 60 B-like codes for the protein MHGRYVDVAREKRSLESSSVDDGQPDRKRPALASVIVEALKVDSMQKLCSSLEPILRRVVSEEVERALAKLGPTKLNGRSSPKRIEAPDGKYLQLHFKTRLSLPLFTGGKVEGEQGTLIHIVLVDANTGHVVTSGTESCAKLDVFVLEGDFNNEDDDNWGEEEFESHIVKEREGKRPLLSGDLQVILKDGVGTLGELSFTDNSSWIRSRKFRLGLKVASGCCEGMRIREAKSEAFTVKDHRGELYKKHYPPALHDEVWRLEKIGKDGSFHKRLNKAGIYNVEDFLRLVIRDPQRLRNILGSGMSNKMWDILVEHAKTCVLSGKLYVYYPEDARNVGVVFNHIYELSGLITNDQYFSADSLSENQKVYVDTLVKKAYDNWMHVIEYDEKSLVNYNQDKSLDTAHPPALMGSHEYSNSIQQFSIPSLPHTVHTGQTSMDTGATVGGYHDGITTRFSMQSQDANLSSSIKFDDNAFSLQSQLMSVPQQAQLQKNENGLAHGLAETGTHGFQTASISDSTYRGVEDFFPEEEIRIRSNEMLENEDMQHLLRMFNMGSHASSSFNAHEDGYQNTSAYMPANHLSYNVDNEPNSSSGKAVVGWLKLKAALRWGIFVRKKAADRRAQLIELDDS